In Calderihabitans maritimus, one DNA window encodes the following:
- a CDS encoding integrase core domain-containing protein, whose protein sequence is MGVCGIPCNVFDRMIIDYHIGLSCTAADASRVVKNALRKRGLYKGAKMPKLRTDNGPQFIAEKFQETCEKLEIIHERIPVKTPNLNAHIEAFHSILETERYSRHEFQSFMEAYAEVSRYIEYYNRKRKHGSLRHMSPEEFHKAFMSKLKWNLLWHNLHN, encoded by the coding sequence GTGGGGGTTTGCGGAATTCCCTGCAACGTTTTTGACCGCATGATAATAGATTACCACATAGGGCTTTCCTGTACTGCTGCTGATGCTTCTAGGGTAGTGAAGAACGCATTAAGAAAGCGAGGTCTATATAAAGGGGCCAAGATGCCTAAACTTCGTACAGATAATGGGCCCCAGTTCATCGCCGAGAAGTTCCAGGAAACCTGTGAAAAACTAGAAATTATCCATGAGCGTATACCTGTTAAAACCCCCAATTTAAATGCTCATATTGAGGCATTTCATTCTATCTTAGAGACTGAACGCTATAGCCGACATGAGTTTCAGAGCTTTATGGAGGCATATGCCGAGGTATCCAGGTATATAGAGTATTACAACCGGAAAAGGAAGCATGGTAGCCTGAGGCATATGAGTCCTGAGGAGTTCCACAAAGCATTTATGAGCAAATTAAAGTGGAATCTTTTGTGGCATAATCTCCATAATTAG
- a CDS encoding amidase, translating to MTVAELSTRIRRRELSPVEVVEAFIHRIEERNKSINAFVYFGYEDARRRAKDAERALMSGEEIGLLHGVPTAMKDLFDFYPGWVSTFGGIKAFKDFVPDFYCVYAERIEKAGAIILGKTNSPVMGFRGTCDNYLFGPSRNPFDVSKNTGGSSGGSAAAVADGLVPIAEGTDGGGSIRIPAAWCGLYGYKASFGRIPFVTRPNAFGGSMPFLFEGTLTRTVEDAALGLSVLSGYDPRDPFSVDEDVDFMAALRRSIKGWKIAYSPNFDVFPVDNRVSEVVANAVKAFEEAGAHVEEVKMGIKRNQRELSDVWCRLIIPINIEFFENFKQQGIDILKDHRDDLPPQYIEWLEKGYRMTILDLIRDQQIRTEIHDAIQNVLEDYDLIITPTVACPPVDNADDGNTVGPTHINGEEVDPLIGWCLTYFTNFSGHPSASIPAGLIENKLPVGMQIIGKRYADADVLAASATFERIKPWYDIYKICESRPI from the coding sequence ATGACGGTGGCTGAGCTGTCTACACGAATCAGGCGTCGCGAACTTTCTCCAGTTGAGGTTGTAGAGGCATTTATACATCGCATCGAGGAAAGAAATAAGAGTATAAACGCTTTCGTTTATTTTGGGTACGAAGATGCTCGTAGAAGGGCAAAAGATGCCGAGCGTGCCCTAATGTCTGGAGAGGAAATTGGCCTTCTCCATGGGGTACCAACGGCAATGAAAGACCTGTTTGACTTTTATCCTGGATGGGTATCCACCTTTGGCGGAATAAAAGCTTTCAAGGATTTTGTGCCAGATTTTTACTGCGTTTATGCAGAACGCATTGAAAAAGCCGGAGCAATTATCCTGGGAAAGACGAACAGCCCTGTTATGGGTTTTAGGGGAACTTGTGATAACTACTTATTTGGTCCAAGCCGTAATCCATTTGATGTATCTAAAAACACGGGGGGTTCATCTGGTGGAAGTGCAGCAGCAGTTGCCGATGGTCTAGTTCCCATTGCAGAAGGTACGGATGGCGGGGGCTCCATCCGAATTCCGGCTGCATGGTGTGGTTTATATGGATACAAGGCGTCTTTCGGCCGTATTCCTTTCGTTACACGACCTAACGCATTCGGGGGGAGCATGCCGTTTCTTTTCGAGGGAACCCTGACTCGAACGGTCGAGGACGCAGCGCTAGGCCTTAGCGTTTTGAGTGGATATGACCCTAGGGACCCATTCAGCGTGGATGAAGATGTTGATTTTATGGCAGCTCTCCGTCGGTCTATCAAGGGGTGGAAAATCGCCTATAGCCCTAATTTTGATGTATTCCCTGTAGATAACCGTGTATCTGAGGTTGTGGCTAATGCCGTTAAGGCGTTTGAAGAGGCGGGTGCTCATGTTGAAGAAGTGAAGATGGGAATTAAACGTAATCAACGGGAGTTAAGCGATGTATGGTGTAGGCTTATAATACCAATCAACATAGAGTTCTTTGAGAATTTTAAACAACAGGGGATTGATATTCTCAAGGACCATCGGGATGATCTCCCTCCTCAGTATATTGAATGGCTGGAGAAGGGTTACAGAATGACCATCCTTGACTTAATACGAGATCAGCAGATACGGACAGAAATTCATGATGCTATTCAGAATGTATTAGAAGATTATGATCTCATAATCACACCAACCGTAGCCTGTCCTCCTGTAGACAACGCTGACGATGGAAACACCGTAGGACCCACCCATATCAACGGCGAAGAAGTAGATCCTCTCATTGGATGGTGTCTCACATACTTTACCAATTTCTCGGGACACCCGTCGGCTTCTATCCCTGCCGGACTTATAGAAAACAAGTTACCCGTTGGAATGCAGATAATCGGAAAACGTTATGCCGATGCAGACGTTCTGGCCGCCAGTGCTACATTTGAAAGAATAAAGCCTTGGTACGATATCTATAAAATCTGTGAGAGTAGACCAATTTAA
- a CDS encoding transposase, producing the protein MLGHQDNQVNFFDLEIFSRMIPADHPLVKIKENVDFSFVADAVKHLYDPDKGRRSFPPETLFRILFLEVWANLSDVQVCRELQYNVLYRYFCNIGWDNPVPDDTTLVVFRKRLGQETFQELFSRLVEQAREKGYLRGEWALIDGTKVVAHVAAKNPLSLAREGRKHLLKELSKIDAAKAEELK; encoded by the coding sequence ATGCTCGGGCACCAGGACAATCAGGTGAACTTCTTCGACCTAGAGATATTTTCCAGAATGATTCCCGCGGACCATCCTCTCGTCAAGATAAAGGAAAACGTAGACTTTTCCTTCGTCGCCGATGCGGTAAAACATCTCTACGATCCCGATAAGGGCCGGCGCAGCTTTCCCCCGGAGACCCTGTTCCGGATACTGTTTCTGGAGGTATGGGCCAATCTTTCGGACGTCCAGGTCTGCCGGGAGCTTCAGTATAACGTTTTGTATCGGTACTTCTGCAACATAGGATGGGACAATCCAGTACCTGATGATACAACGCTGGTTGTCTTCCGTAAGCGTCTGGGGCAGGAAACTTTTCAGGAGCTTTTCAGCCGACTGGTGGAACAGGCCCGAGAGAAGGGTTATCTGCGAGGCGAATGGGCGTTGATAGACGGTACCAAGGTTGTGGCTCATGTGGCTGCCAAGAACCCCCTTAGCCTGGCCCGGGAAGGTCGGAAGCATCTTCTAAAGGAACTTTCCAAGATAGATGCAGCGAAAGCAGAAGAACTCAAGTGA
- a CDS encoding N-acyl homoserine lactonase family protein, with amino-acid sequence MAVKELFLLPCGYLKLDQSILTAGIGMGKIVNVPVYSALINTDDGVVLVDTGLNPDGLTNPERAWGSRAKVVRPILTEEDDIRNRLGQLGFSINDVKFVINTHLHWDHTGGNRFFKDCPIIVQKAEYRFALYPDSHLSSSYMENHFKHPLNYKLIEGDQEIVPGVSVITSPGHTPGHQSVIIDLPETGTVILAGDAIYCNMNLEESIPPGNRWSASHAMESIYKLKYFRSRLGGLMLPGHEPILWSQVKSSPASYC; translated from the coding sequence GTGGCAGTTAAGGAGTTATTTTTGCTTCCCTGTGGTTATTTAAAATTGGACCAGAGTATTCTGACCGCGGGAATAGGCATGGGCAAGATAGTGAATGTCCCGGTTTATAGCGCTTTAATTAATACTGATGATGGTGTGGTATTGGTAGATACCGGTTTGAATCCCGATGGTTTAACCAACCCTGAACGGGCATGGGGTTCTAGAGCTAAAGTAGTGCGGCCGATCCTCACTGAGGAAGACGATATTCGCAATCGGCTTGGCCAATTAGGATTTTCTATTAATGATGTGAAATTTGTTATTAATACACACTTACACTGGGATCATACCGGTGGTAACCGTTTCTTCAAAGATTGTCCCATCATTGTTCAGAAAGCAGAATATAGGTTTGCTCTTTACCCGGACAGCCATTTAAGTAGTTCATATATGGAAAATCATTTCAAGCACCCGCTTAATTATAAACTTATTGAGGGAGACCAAGAAATAGTTCCCGGAGTTTCAGTAATTACTTCTCCCGGGCATACTCCCGGACATCAGTCTGTGATAATTGATCTTCCAGAAACAGGAACCGTAATCCTGGCCGGAGATGCAATTTATTGCAATATGAACCTCGAAGAATCTATTCCTCCCGGCAATCGTTGGAGCGCTTCCCATGCTATGGAGAGCATTTATAAACTAAAATATTTTAGATCTAGGTTAGGTGGCCTAATGTTACCTGGCCATGAGCCTATCTTATGGAGTCAGGTTAAATCCAGTCCAGCCTCATATTGTTAA
- a CDS encoding FAD-dependent oxidoreductase, which translates to MPTVYDPIWIGKVKLKNRFVLAPTVKNFANEDGTVNTRYLQQYELEAQGPGLVTVTMSFVEPSGKVFTRQLGAHHDNCIPGLADLAERIHRAGAKCALQISHGGNLCSESIIGETPVGPSERPQWPGQKVRALKTDEVEKIIESYAKAAWRAKVAGFDAVDLHACHGSMILQFLSPFHNKGRTDKYAVRTTFLYETVQAVQDACGVDFPIIVRISAHEFMEEDMGEPGLTIDEVANEIAPQLERLGVACIHVSAGRIGHTEDHCFPPLYEPRGVNVRLATKVKEKVNIPVITVGRLQDPKIIEKIIEDGKADMVAMCRPIIADPHLPKKMIEGRIEDIRQCMGCNYCLHRLFLQLGVQCPMNPEYSWEYEYQPTPAKQSKKVMVVGGGVAGLQTAYTAAQRGHQVTIYEKTNQLGGQVRLASSIPRLYTKELWNLPKWLIRQVEKLGVNIELGKEVTPELVEQVNPDVVVVATGAQEIRLELPGHDNEKVVYLWDYLEGKASVGDKVVVIGGNEGAEVAVSLAREGKTVTLVEETENIGCAKYIYDGAARRKPLLRFLRQANVRILTKTQVKEINSQGVKVLQSWPMPKEEIIEADTVMIAVGRKSEDSLYRALQGKGFEIYQIGDCVEPRSMVSATHEGNWVGRHI; encoded by the coding sequence ATGCCTACTGTTTATGATCCGATATGGATTGGTAAGGTGAAATTAAAAAATAGATTCGTACTGGCTCCTACCGTTAAGAACTTTGCTAATGAAGATGGAACGGTTAACACCCGCTACTTGCAACAATACGAATTGGAGGCTCAAGGGCCAGGATTAGTAACGGTTACCATGTCTTTTGTTGAACCGAGTGGCAAAGTTTTTACCCGCCAGTTAGGGGCTCATCATGATAACTGTATTCCCGGATTGGCTGATCTTGCGGAGCGAATTCATCGGGCTGGTGCTAAGTGTGCTCTTCAAATTTCGCACGGTGGAAATCTCTGCAGCGAATCGATCATCGGAGAAACTCCGGTAGGCCCCTCCGAGCGTCCCCAATGGCCGGGACAAAAGGTTCGAGCCTTAAAGACGGACGAAGTAGAAAAGATTATTGAGAGTTATGCCAAGGCTGCCTGGAGAGCGAAGGTAGCGGGATTCGATGCAGTAGACCTTCATGCTTGCCATGGCTCTATGATCCTTCAGTTTTTATCGCCTTTCCATAATAAGGGTAGAACGGATAAGTATGCTGTCCGGACTACTTTCCTTTACGAAACCGTTCAGGCCGTTCAAGATGCTTGTGGAGTAGACTTTCCTATCATTGTAAGAATTAGTGCTCATGAGTTCATGGAGGAGGATATGGGGGAACCTGGATTAACCATTGATGAAGTAGCTAACGAGATTGCACCGCAACTTGAAAGGCTAGGTGTAGCCTGCATTCACGTTTCTGCAGGCCGAATAGGTCATACAGAGGATCATTGCTTCCCGCCCCTTTATGAACCGCGGGGTGTTAACGTCCGTTTGGCTACCAAAGTAAAGGAAAAGGTGAACATACCGGTTATCACCGTCGGACGTCTACAAGATCCTAAGATCATCGAAAAAATTATCGAAGACGGAAAAGCCGATATGGTGGCTATGTGTCGCCCCATTATCGCAGATCCCCACTTGCCTAAAAAGATGATTGAAGGCCGGATTGAAGATATCCGCCAATGCATGGGTTGTAATTACTGCCTGCATCGATTGTTTCTCCAGTTGGGCGTCCAGTGCCCGATGAATCCTGAGTATAGCTGGGAATACGAATACCAACCGACGCCAGCGAAACAATCGAAAAAGGTGATGGTCGTAGGTGGAGGCGTGGCCGGATTGCAAACTGCCTACACGGCAGCTCAGCGGGGCCACCAAGTCACAATTTATGAAAAGACCAATCAACTTGGTGGACAGGTTAGATTAGCTTCATCGATACCCAGATTGTATACCAAAGAACTCTGGAACCTCCCCAAGTGGTTGATCCGACAGGTAGAAAAGCTAGGGGTAAATATTGAACTTGGCAAAGAGGTAACTCCAGAGCTAGTAGAGCAGGTCAACCCCGACGTAGTTGTAGTTGCTACCGGTGCCCAAGAAATACGATTAGAACTTCCCGGTCATGATAATGAGAAGGTAGTTTATCTTTGGGATTACCTTGAAGGTAAAGCCTCAGTTGGCGATAAGGTTGTGGTAATTGGAGGTAACGAAGGCGCTGAGGTTGCTGTATCTCTTGCACGGGAAGGCAAAACAGTTACCTTAGTAGAGGAAACTGAAAATATCGGTTGTGCTAAATATATTTATGATGGAGCTGCTCGGAGAAAACCCCTTTTGAGATTCCTGAGACAAGCCAATGTAAGAATCCTTACGAAGACACAGGTTAAAGAAATTAACTCTCAAGGCGTTAAGGTCCTTCAGTCGTGGCCGATGCCTAAAGAAGAAATTATTGAAGCAGATACAGTCATGATCGCTGTCGGTCGGAAATCTGAAGATTCTCTTTACCGAGCTCTTCAAGGTAAAGGTTTTGAGATTTACCAAATCGGTGATTGTGTAGAACCTAGGAGTATGGTTTCAGCTACCCATGAAGGAAATTGGGTTGGCAGACATATCTAG
- a CDS encoding ATP-binding protein yields the protein MRIVKVDTELCNGCGECVQQCPTEVFDIVDGKANGANTENCMACRLCETVCPNYAIQVQE from the coding sequence TTGAGAATTGTAAAAGTTGATACCGAACTTTGTAATGGTTGTGGAGAGTGTGTCCAGCAGTGCCCAACTGAAGTTTTTGATATAGTCGACGGGAAGGCTAACGGTGCCAACACTGAAAACTGTATGGCCTGTAGACTATGTGAGACTGTTTGTCCAAATTATGCAATTCAGGTTCAGGAGTAA